The genomic region acacagttaacccctgtagtttgtaatctctcactttcttctgcgttttgtttttgtacaatctataatttattcgtttgaaggtttaagcattatttagggatactatacagtatatttacccttgttgacatttataaccctcgaatttatatactttcaaggtttgtcaaaattagtcctttatttattatagatgccacgtgtaaacaaaatgacacatgttaacacatcattggacacaaaaattcgaggtgttacacagaTACTGTGAAAGAAGCAGAGACATGGACAGAGAAAAGGACCTAGACAAAGATCGTTACCGCTCAAGAGCCAAATCTGGACATAGATCAAGGTCACGGTCTCGTTCACGCTACATAAAGTATGGGTTATCCTTACCTTTTTATAAAATCCTATTCAACTTAATGTTATTCTTGAGTTTTACCTTCATAAACTTCTAAAACGGTTTATAAAATAAATGTTATCTATCACACCGGTCATGGAGGAGCATGTTAAATTGTTTCCTGTTTAATGTCTTGCTAATTACTGGACATGGAACTTGTGAACTACTTCTAATTGCTAAATTAGTTGGACATCTATAGTTTTGATGATGTGTTTTTCTGTTTACTAGAACTATGGTTTTAAAAAAACGGTTGAGGCACGCCTCAGGGGGTTTTTAATGTGTGTGTGCCTCTGAAGGGCTGAGGCGCTAAAAAGGCTGCGCCTTAGGGGGTTTTTAACGTATGTGCGCCTCAGAAGGGCTAGGGCGCTAAAAAGGCTGCGCCTCAGGGgctttttatatttgtttttgatgtttttgactttttgtgtcagTTTCAAGCCATTTATGTCGTttttatgattattatttttataagttatatagtttaatatttatttttaatttcgcCTCGGTTTTCCTTGAGGCTTatgcctcgtgaggcgaagggaaaacgccttgAAACTCGTTTCCATTTTTTTAAACCTTGACTGGAACATTTAGTATGTGCATATCTATGCTTAAGAAGTTAACTTAGTTTTTGGTGTTTGTAGCAAAAGGGTTACTGGTTTTGACATTATTCCTCCGGCTTCTGCAATCTTGGCTAGTGCTGCAGGTACATGTCCCAACACTTGTAACTGAGAAAACAATTatgctatgcagttaatatcggcgttttataaattctgcatgatattaaaataaccgatatcccaccgagataacctatatctcaagtatcggtccttgaccgatatccgatattttaccgcattaactgcatagcaaTTATGATAACTTTCATTTTTCTCTTTGATATAAGTGTTTACAGGTCAGGCAACTAGAAATGCAAGGCGGATTTATGTTAGTGATCTTCCTCCAAGTGCTAATCAAAAGGTCTCTCTCAAACCCTCGTATTCTAGGATATTATATGTAAATTTCATAACTAAATCTGACTTTGTTGTGAAGGAAAAACATAAGTCTACTGAAAGTTATctgatcatcatcatctttgCAGACTGTCACAACCTTCTTTAGTCATGTAATGGCTGCCATCGGTGGAAATGCTGCTGGTCCAGGTTAGCGTTGTCCTGAGTACATTacatcttggttttaaaaaataCCAACCCTTTAAACTTCATATTCTAAAAATGTTGCATTTGATCAGGTGATGCTGTTGTCAGTGTTTACATTAATCATGAAAAGAAGTTTGCTTTTGTTGAAATGAGATCTGTGGAGGAGGCCAGTAATGCAATGTCTTTGGATGGGATTATATTTGAGGTATCCTAATAGTTGTTTTCTAGAAATTGAGGATTTTTTTATTCAATGTGCATGATCACTAAATATCAATTTTCAGGGAGTGCATGTGAGGGTCAAGAGACCTAGTGATTACAATCCATCACTAGCTGCTCCTCTTGGCCCAAGTCAACCTAATCCTAACCTAAACCTAACTGTGGTTGGCCTTGGGCTTGAGCATCCTTTCCGCATACTTGTTAGTGGGCTACCATATTATTTTACGGAGGCTTAGGTTAGGGAGTTGCTGGAGGctgccggggggggggggggggggggctctaAGGGTTTGTGATCTCATGACAGACAGAGAATCAGGCACCTCAAAAGGTTATGCTTTCTGTGTATATCAAGATGTATCTGTCACAAATAGTGTTTGTGCATCTCTTAGTGGTCTCAAAGTTGGTAGCAAAATCCTTACTGTTAGACGGGCTAACGATGGTCAAACCCAACCAAATCCTGAACAGGAAAGCGTACTGTCATGTCCCGCTTAAAAATCAGATCTTTTCATCGTGATTCCGGAACCTTCCGGGCTATTCAAGGCACACTAGGGGCTGCTGGAACATTCCGAAGAATGTTACACAAATCTGGCCTCAAAGACCATGCTACAAAGTTGCGGAACTCTCTAGAATGGGCTGGAAATTCAGCCATAAAAATCTACCAAGGAACCCTCTAGAATCTCAACTAATATCATGATATTTATGAAGGATTTCTCTAGATATCAAAGATAGATATTATGTAAAGAATGATCTAGATTAAGAACCATCTAGACATGAGGCACTAGTATAAATAGGCATAAGTGGCCTCATTTGTAACCACTCAACTTGTTGTAATCACTCTCACTTGTAATACTTGTTCAAGTAACATAAACACCGTCTTTCTTGTAGTATTGCACTACAAAACTTGCTCTTGTGTTTACTCAAACAAAGACTTCCGCTGCGATACATAACCAAACCCAACCACAAGGCTTAACTTAGGAGCATTCTAAGTGCCGCACGAGAGTCAGAAAGTTACTCTgtgacaagtggtatcagagcaatgttCGATCCATTGAAGATGGCTGAAATAGAAAAGATGCAACATACAACGGGTGCCGGAGACGAAACACGTGGACGTGAAGACACTCGAAAAGGTGAAAGGAAGACCCGAGAAATGTCCAAAGACTTGGTTGCAAGTCTGGATAAACGAATTGAAGACGTTGAAATATCGATGGCTGAATACAACAACAATGTTGATGCTCTAAGGGCTGAATTCGACACCTTCAAGGAACACGTCACTAAATCACTACAACAATTAGAATCTTTGAGTAGTGATATCGACGAGACGAAGGATACCTTCAAAGCCGCTATTGCAATATTGCGGAATGAAATGAAAGAAATGTTGATGAACGAGTTTGGTCAACTCAAAACCAACGTAGAGAAGGAGCTTGCAAGCTGCCATGATAGCTTCAAACAAATGCAAACGGACTTAAACATCCTCAAGCAAGCTGTTGCAAACGGAGCCGGCGGCACAAGCAACATTGTTCCCAAAAAAGTGAAAGTCCCGCAACCAACTCCATTCACTGGAAAGCGAGAAGCACGAGCGGTAGACGACTTCATTTGGGAAATTCAACAGTACTTTGAAGGCATAGACATCACGGATGATGCTAAAAAGATCAAGACGGCGCAACTATACTTAAAAGACACAGCTGCATTATGGTGGCGAcgaaaacaaaaagaaatcgaGCAAGGTACGCGCTTCATCACTACTTGGGCAGATTTCACTAAAGAAATCAAAAGGCAATTTTATCTGGAAAATGCTGAGTACGAAGAGAGAATTCGACTTCGTAATCTCAAGCAACGGGGCACTGTCAAAGATTACATAAGTGAATTTTTAAAACACTTAAGCTTGAAATTCCGGATATCTCGCCCAAAGACTCACTTGCATACTTTATCGATGGCTTACAATATTGGGCGAAAAACGAAGTCGAACATCGTAACGTTCAAAACTTATCATAGGCCATCATTGCTGCCGAATCTTTACATGATCGTACTGAAACACGATCAAAGTCCACACAAGTGGAAACCAATAATGCAAAAGGTGGGGGAGCCAGACCCATCAACGAATTCCGAAAAGAAGACACCCGGAAACCACTCCAACTAGCCAACGAACCCTATAAGGGTTGTTTGATATGTGATTGGCCACATAACCCACGTTTTTGCCCAAAGAAGAATAGCCTTAACGCAATGGAAAAGGCTAATGATGAACCCGCTCCAACTGAAGAGGCTCGCTTGGGGTCAATACAATTACAAGTCCTTAATGCCTTAACCGCATATGATGGAAAACACTTGAGACTGGCCGAATGTGAGCAAACCAAAGCCTACCCGCCAACCACAGCAGAAGATAATGCAAAAGAAGAACCCAAAGGACTTCGATTCGTGCATATCGAAATAAATGGTCAACCCGGAAAAGCACTCGTCGATACAGGGGTAAGCAACAACTTCATCACCCCAGAAGATGCTACGAGACTTGGTCTACCGATCACATTTCAAAAAGGATGGATCAAAGGAGCCAATGGAGATCCCGAGCCAATTCAGGGGCACTAATGGAACGCCAAGATGAGTATCGGGACGTGGTGAGGAAGGCTAGACTTCACCGTAGTACCCCTAGACGACTACGACATCATCCCTGGGATGGATTTCTTCCGTCAAACCAAAGCCGTCATAGTACCGTTTACAAACACCATGTACCTGGCCAAAAAGAAACATGTATACACTGCCAATCTAGAGACCAAACTAGTGCAAAAAGGAG from Helianthus annuus cultivar XRQ/B chromosome 10, HanXRQr2.0-SUNRISE, whole genome shotgun sequence harbors:
- the LOC110880513 gene encoding splicing factor U2af large subunit A codes for the protein MEFQAPPPEKSKPRKRRRFVGWRKVRRRNPATRKVPKIENPIDKGKGIEIKENARQVEIEIGESSSKRVTGFDIIPPASAILASAAGQATRNARRIYVSDLPPSANQKTVTTFFSHVMAAIGGNAAGPGDAVVSVYINHEKKFAFVEMRSVEEASNAMSLDGIIFEGVHVRVKRPSDYNPSLAAPLGPSQPNPNLNLTVVGLGLEHPFRILVSGLPYYFTEA
- the LOC110883944 gene encoding uncharacterized protein LOC110883944 yields the protein MFDPLKMAEIEKMQHTTGAGDETRGREDTRKGERKTREMSKDLVASLDKRIEDVEISMAEYNNNVDALRAEFDTFKEHVTKSLQQLESLSSDIDETKDTFKAAIAILRNEMKEMLMNEFGQLKTNVEKELASCHDSFKQMQTDLNILKQAVANGAGGTSNIVPKKVKVPQPTPFTGKREARAVDDFIWEIQQYFEGIDITDDAKKIKTAQLYLKDTAALWWRRKQKEIEQGTRFITTWADFTKEIKRQFYLENAEYEERIRLRNLKQRGTVKDYISEFLKHLSLKFRISRPKTHLHTLSMAYNIGRKTKSNIVTFKTYHRPSLLPNLYMIVLKHDQSPHKWKPIMQKVGEPDPSTNSEKKTPGNHSN